In Crassostrea angulata isolate pt1a10 chromosome 6, ASM2561291v2, whole genome shotgun sequence, a genomic segment contains:
- the LOC128187204 gene encoding glycosyltransferase 1 domain-containing protein 1-like → MPSTVLFLSPLRKASGNHSTIQRIRTLLESDALNCLQWDPADFHNEEEFLSKLKESPVDFIIALHAYRAGQFLSAKVPVEYILIFGGTDINQFHEDNNKLRLMTRAVKAARYVITFSAQMMDRALQIWASAVK, encoded by the exons ATGCCATCTACAGTTCTGTTTTTATCACCACTTCGGAAAGCCAGTGGAAACCATTCCACAATACAAAGAATCAG AACACTTCTAGAATCAGATGCACTTAACTGTCTGCAATGGGATCCAGCTGATTTCCATAATGAAGAAGAATTTCTTTCCAAATTAAAGGAAAGTCCTGTGGACTTTATCATAGCATTACATGCTTATAGAGCCGGGCAATTCCTTTCTGCTAAAG TACCTGTTGAATACATACTGATATTTGGCGGCACAGACATCAACCAGTTTCACGAGGATAACAACAAACTGAGGTTGATGACTCGAGCTGTGAAGGCAGCAAG atacgTTATTACATTCAGTGCCCAAATGATGGACAGGGCTCTTCAGATCTGGGCAAGTGCTGTTAAATGA
- the LOC128189590 gene encoding noelin-2-like, with protein sequence MEFYIWVFLAFIPCVYSSIPVKNDNCTYLFDMERNSIKVTCSKNVTVTIRGKGNTKLLTGNDLAMRYWFEANQNAHNNKTIRSGNFNTKALNKLKGANRILRKTKKILGKRLVALNVTSGDLEEGDVKLKNDVEILQRYPPGSIFAHQSIVAAILNQYKYLQMAMLTQNNEMKQVVKSMTSLVSATQKSIRSVMTMGEELQEQLVLLNTALVRCNMTIVNKQKDYCPRRLTAIYPSTDRVVKVGITVGAIMKDPVPAGLYWVTYDFSDINQLVGYRTLEDFELDLSPERRKLPFFCEGTGHTVYKNQFFCQKMMTNKIVRYNLMESRWLGELELPGAGAHGAFPYQSDRFSDIDFATDEYGLWVVYASSASNGNIMISKIDEDNFTISETWTTLIPKRTVGNTFMICGVLYATESYTKSPTFIKYVYNTQTGGNKELQSTELPFSNTIRNEFVSNYMLDYNPLDRKLYTWNHGRIEIYSTMSATTD encoded by the exons ATGGAGTTCTATATTTGGGTGTTTTTAGCTTTTATACCGTGTGTGTACAGCTCTATACCGGTGAAGAACGACAACTGTACCTACTTGTTTGACATGGAGAGGAACTCCATTAAAGTCACTTGTTCCAAAAATGTGACCGTCACAATCCGCGGCAAAGGGAACACTAAGTTACTGACCGGCAATGACCTAGCAATGCGGTACTGGTTCGAGGCCAACCAAAACGCTCACAACAACAAAACCATACGTTCTGGAAACTTTAACACGAAGGCTCTGAATAAACTGAAAGGCGCCAATCGGATTCTGCGAAAAACCAAAAAGATTCTGGGTAAACGGTTAGTTGCTCTAAACGTGACCTCCGGGGACCTGGAAGAGGGGGACGTAAAATTGAAAAACGATGTCGAAATTTTGCAAAGGTATCCCCCTGGGTCCATATTCGCTCACCAGTCCATTGTCGCGGCCATTTTGAATCAGTACAAGTATCTGCAGATGGCGATGCTGACGCAGAACAACGAAATGAAACAGGTCGTCAAGTCCATGACGTCATTAGTTTCGGCCACCCAGAAGTCCATCCGTAGTGTTATGACGATGGGCGAGGAATTGCAAGAGCAGCTGGTTCTTCTCAATACGGCACTTGTTCGTTGTAATATGACAATCGTCAACAAGCAAAAAG actaCTGTCCCCGGAGACTGACGGCTATCTACCCCTCCACAGACCGAGTGGTCAAGGTGGGAATCACTGTGGGCGCCATCATGAAAGATCCAGTTCCAGCCGGTTTGTACTGGGTGACGTATGACTTCAGTGACATCAACCAACTGGTCGGGTATAGGACGCTTGAGGACTTTGAACTGGACCTTTCCCCTGAAAGACGAAAGCTTCCCTTTTTCTGTGAAGGTACTGGTCATACGGTGTACAAGAATCAATtcttttgtcaaaaaatgatgACGAACAAAATAGTGCGTTACAATCTCATGGAATCTCGTTGGTTGGGAGAATTAGAACTTCCGGGAGCCGGTGCGCATGGTGCTTTTCCTTACCAATCGGACCGGTTTAGCGACATTGACTTTGCAACGGATGAATACGGACTCTGGGTAGTATATGCTTCCTCGGCGTCTAACGGGAACATTATGATCAGTAAGATTGACGAAGACAATTTCACGATATCAGAAACCTGGACAACTTTGATACCCAAACGAACTGTTGGAAACACTTTCATGATTTGTGGTGTTCTGTATGCAACGGAATCTTACACAAAGTCGCCAACGTTTAtaaagtatgtgtataatacCCAAACTGGAGGCAACAAAGAACTTCAGAGCACAGAGCTTCCGTTTTCCAATACGATAAGGAATGAGTTTGTCTCCAACTATATGCTTGACTATAACCCGCTTGACCGGAAGTTGTACACTTGGAATCAcgggagaattgaaatatattcaACTATGTCCGCAACAACGGATTAg